A genomic stretch from Streptomyces venezuelae ATCC 10712 includes:
- a CDS encoding Ms4533A family Cys-rich leader peptide yields the protein MSHRHVVSDRAAFELALIGVAGHSVADVLCS from the coding sequence ATGTCGCACCGTCACGTCGTCTCCGATCGCGCCGCCTTCGAGCTGGCGCTCATCGGCGTGGCCGGACATTCCGTCGCCGACGTTCTCTGTAGCTGA